The sequence below is a genomic window from Mytilus edulis chromosome 2, xbMytEdul2.2, whole genome shotgun sequence.
caaTTTTCGGTAATGAAACAGATAAGGAAACTAATATATAAATAGGACACTTCAAAAGaggtttttatattgaaattatcaTCATCAATACTAATTATCTATTGAAATGTATCAATTCAAAGGTATCACGACAAACAACTAATGTCCAATTAAGCCTTAATGTACATGAAAATGCTCACGATAATGTGAAGCGTGTAAGCAAAGGCTAAtacatgaaacaaacaaaaactcaTACAGGCCACTAGGTGTCGGGATCGTTAGACATATCATACATCAAAAAAGTAATTTTAGTTCATTATACAGGTCAAAAGGGGAAAATGTATCATTTATCATATATGATTAAAGAATTATATGGATTCTAGTGATACGAACATTACTGTTAAgtagttttttcatcaacatgacGCTTTATCCGGGAGCTTTTCATTTTTATGATGAATTTCTACAGGTAAAACATGCGTATTATGATTATCCGTATCACGAGTACTtcacaataataatattaattacaatataaagttacaatataaacattttaCCGGTGTCAGCATAATTGGTAtatttgtaaacataaacaagGTTATCATTTATCAATTTTCGTTTACGAAAATAAAGATCATGTTCTATCATGCAGTAATATTTTCTCACATTCCtagaaacataaaacaaaaatgacaacataaccGTCAACTATACccttttgttctttttttgctatatatttacatatttgtaaTGACCCAGATTCGCgcatttttatgttgtttttcgtGGTACTTTTGTCAATTTAAATTGGGAGAAAGCTACAAGAGGTACATGTAAACTcatcaatcaaaaataaactgacaacgtcatggctacaaaataaaaacacaaatagcacacaaaacacaacaaagaaaaacttaCTATTCTACAGATATCGTCCTTAACTAGAAAGTTCCCTTTAGATTCATATAAACCGTCAATTCGTTCAGtggaacaaaataataaaaataaccaaatattttgattataatgTTTTCATGTAGTAATTTTTTTATACCGTCATTTTATTAAACTGCTTGCCAACGATTTTATCACTTTTTCGTTAACGTTGGTGAAGATGTTGTTTGAGTTATTGTtgtaaattgtcaacaaattgtagCAACACTTGTGAATATTATATTCACGAAGCGTATTCTGTTtttgtttggggtttttttctCGTCCGAAGGTTGTATTTCTTGTTTTCCATTTCAGCGAGTAAAAGTGATTTCCAAGTATCAATACCTTAGAAAGATTCAAAACTTTAAACCATTCATACGCAGGGCAAACTCTGGCGCTTCTTAAAGATCCGCAGTTCATGCTCTACTAGTGACACCTATCTTGCTATTCAATTTTGTTGATGATATTTATCTGGTGAATGTCtgagtggttttttttctgttgtaaatCTATCTACATATACTCAATGGGGAAACTGTCTGATACACTACAACCAAACgtcaaatcaaagaaaaacaaattgaaaggaCAATATATATcgcttcattttttaaaaatcttttatgttaTAACGATTCCGTGAATAGATGTATGGATATAAGTATCTTCCGTTATTGTCATGATCTGGACACAGCTCATAgcgtttagattttttttatatgtaaaaataacgTGTATGTGATGTCAATCCCGATAACGGGACCACCACGTTACTATTTTTCTTTCTATACTTCTCTTTTTTTGTCTGTTATCATAAGTTAGATTATGTTACCTTAGTATATTGAGTATATcgtatgtcatttttttttcaagaaaagacAAGAAAGAACTTGAAGTATCTTATCCCCAAATAGAAAAGACTAACGGTACTTTACCTCAcgacaaatcaaaagaaaatggAACAAAGATAGAAACTACTGAAAATATGTACAATCATACTTCTTCCTCAAAGCCTGTAACAAATAATAGCAACAACCAAAACTTGTATGATCATTGTACTAAGGTACCAGAAGACACATACGATCATACGGAAACAACAAACAACGGTACAGGGAAACAGGCAGCTGACTATGGTAGTGTTGACTTAGACGATGATCAATACAAATCAATCGATAGAAGTACTGGATCCCAAGATGGTACAACAAAGTCAAACTACAATGATATGTGAATATATTTGCCATGTTTTGGGTTGTTTTGGGGgatttttgttatcattttgtaGTGCTATTACACGGTTCGTGAATACTCATATTGAAACCTACGTACATTAAACTTGTGATGTATTAATATTGCTGTTCATTTTAGCTTTTGACTGTTATCAGTTATAGATTGGTTCATCTGCATAATCAAAACAGATTGACAGCAGGATACTCATACTGTTGGTTTATATGTTAAAAGTgctatttactttttaaatagtATATATGTTTGTACATTATAGTAGATACGAAGTTCTACATTGAAAATATGCATGTAAATATTTTGCTCCAATTTTTTAAGTAAAGTGAAAATATACAGGCATCGTTGTTGTTACGAAAAGTGTtgcaatattttcaataaaacaaattatatactTAACAATGTTATTAATTAACACCACATTTGTCTTCTTACGTTTATTCAGTATATTTACAAGGTAAACAAACTACTGCTGAAATCATcattcatttgtaaaaaaaacaaaaacaatcacaTGTATTTGAGTCTGTTATCAGGTTGTACCTGACTTGGTTGGTTTACTTTTGATAGTCACCGTGACATTTTCAAGCCATTTAGTCCCCTCCCCCCTCGACGGCAAAAGTCTCCACTTgctatatacatttttacatcaTTAATTGTGTGTTCTTTCTGCCTTATTGGTCTGTTGTCAGGACTGTGAAGTCCAATgctttgtatttcaatattgtaCACGTTTTGGGTCAAACATAACAAGTGATTCATATGATGCAAAATATATTTACTTGGATCTGCATTGAGTTCTTTGGTTTCTAACTGTTTTCATACTCATGTGCGTTTGTTTTTACCTGACGTTTTTGAATGTTGATACATTTAATGTTATGAATTAGTTCTTGGCACAACATCCGCTCTCTTAACGTGATATGAAGAACTCCTCTATTAATGGAGACTAATGaccaaaaagaaacaaaaattaataccCAATCCAGCTGACTTTGCTTGAGGgagttgtaaaagagggacgaaagataccaaagggacagtcaaactcataaatctaaaacaaactgacaacgccatggctaaaaataaaaaagacaaacagaaaaacaatagtacacacgacacaacatagaaaactaaaaaataaacaacacgaaccccaccaaaaactaggggtgatctcaggtgctccggaagggtaagcagatcctgctccacatgtggcacccgtcgtgttgcttaagtgattacaaatccggtaaatagtctaattcggtaggtcatattcatgaaagggaaggggattgtagttacgacgtaaggaacatatccgatatcatttgtgaaacggttattccataacggtcaaccaactcgtgatggcgtccgtaaaatttacgaagggatgatttcaacttcaccatttggaactcttggtttaatagcttccttgtgagcagcaagcctctatcaagaaaatcatgataggaaatgcaagcacgggaatatcgtatcaattgggagatatataccccgtatgcaggtgctgctggaatgttgctacttagactTAGTCTAGTAATTATATTAACATTAAGTGACGATTTATAAAAGGTGtattataaaagaggggcgaaagatacccgaggaacattcaaactcataaatcaagaataaacagacaacgccatgggtaaacaaaaacaatgatatacaaaacacaaaataaaaaactacagactaagcaacaggaacctcaccaaaaactagaggaGATATTAAGTTCTCCTGAAGGTTAAAtatgtcagtaccaaagcactaACTATTGATTTTCAAATACCTTCTGGAACTAGTAGTTAACCAGCAGCAATTTCGATCGAGCGGTAGAAATGAAAACAAACAGTTATGGACTCAGTACTTTTTTCATGTCACCTTCACCAAGAACGCTCAAACCCAATTATTCAAAAACCAAGGATGTATACACTGTATCCTGTATGTCaattgattgttttgttattcAACATATTAGTCGTTTGTTCTATATATCATGAGTCTCTGTGTGAAGATAACTGATCTTCTATACGGCTTCAGTCTACAGACGTTCAAATGCAGTTCATACACAAATTGTTATAAACGacaatttattcaaaagaaaacgAAAACGCAGAATATTTTAACAACTGCATGCCGCAAATATAATTGCTGACAAAAGaatttcaaaagcttttgaaATCGTTCACAACAtgtcaaacatttgattttcagcCAGTAACAAAAGTTACtgtgaatatatatttatcatcttttaaaacatttttcggCTCTGTTTcgatatatttttgtcttttgatataTGGTTTCACTACTTCATCCCCCTATTACTAACTAAATTGTTATACTttccttttataattttttttacatgcacTAATGTTCCTTGTGTTGTTTTTCACGTGTCAAATTTTGGAGCGTTCGCATGATAAGCAATAcatcatattttatcattatGCCAACTGTATAGAGatttgtctgttttatttatcatttaaaagtaCAATACTttactacaataaaaaaaaactttgttttcaAGAATGCATTAATGGACATAAGTCGAATGCTATTGATGGAAACGCAAAATCAAGATTGGTTTAACATGTTGTAATGTACATAAGTAGTTCCTCGTTTCTTTTGCGTCTATCGCATATAACTATATCACAAACGTTTTTAACACTAATAAGTATTAACTCTGCTTTAAACTTAAAATTATTATTCTTAATGTTTCATGTTTCGCATGTTGTCCTAAATACTTCATTGTTTCTTGAAAAATAGTTAACAAAAAACAAGATGAAGACATTTTTAAACACATTAGCTATTTTACTTCTTAGATAATCCATCGGCAAATTGACGATAAGACGTGATGCACATAAAAGGACCATTTTCTCTTGCACAAACTTGGAGAACACCGTATCTGTGTCGTCTTATTGATATGCAGCATCCATCAATGCAATCTGAGCTGTCCTCACATGCCTCtccttaaattaaaaataatagttCTCAGCTCtttcatatatttcatatacttgatactaattttcgtggggTTCGTTGTAACAGTGAAACTTCACAAATGTACGTATTCGAATGTTCAACGATTGAATATTTTGTATAGGAATGTATTAAGAACTTTGCATAACCATAGGGTAAAATACCCATAAAAATGCAACGAAAATATcaacgaaaattagtatccacgaaataaatgaatccacagacgCATACAAAATACTGTTTTGATAATTATAGTTGATGCATGataattataaatttgatttaaaataattgtGCATGTTTTTGCAATGTAACTAAAGGTTAGATATTTTAAGTTaagtacatagatataggaagatgtggtatgaatgccaatgagatagctctccatccaaataacaatttataaaagtaaaccattataggtcaagttacggtcttcaacacggagtcttggctcacaccgaacagcaagctataaagggctccaaaataaaaaagtaatgtaaaaccattcaaacgggaaaaccaacggtcttatctatttaaaaatgagaaacgagaaacacttatgaactacataaccaaacgacaactactgtaatcagattcctgactaaggacaggtgcaaacatttgcagcgggatgtatatctttatttttggaaaatgttCCAAAACAATCATTATTACTCAGTGTAAAACGTTACTTTTTGCATCAGAGTCGATATAATTTTTTGAAATGACATGGTCTAATAATAAGGGATTATATATGCCTTTAAGAGACAACTGCTATATTATCATCATACCGTGTAATGTAAAATCATAAATTAGTGCGAGTAATGCGACTAGGTGCGTCTCGCTATAATAtaaactcgcattttgatatcttgtaaaTAAACCTGTTCTCCACTTTTTCCGAAATTGTTTTCATCaatctcgattttttttttttcattcttttaaaaattgaaataataaatgcacgcgATTATATCTGAATTTGCAGTATTTGCACCGTATATAACAAACAATAAATAGTAGTGCAATTATATACACAATGGTCCTCAATCTCGTTTCAATAAAGGAAtgtattaataaattttatttactttatggtatttaaaaaccaaaacaaaagcCCCAAATAACAAGTCGGGAATTTTCATCTTTCAATTAgccgataaaagagggacgaaagataccaaagggacagtcaaactcataaatctaaaacaaactgacaacgccatggttaaaaatgaaaaagacaaacagaaaaacaataatacacatgacacaacatagaaaactaaagaataaacaacacgaaccccacaaaaaacttggggtgatctcaggtgctccggaaaggtaagcagatcctgctccacatccGTCGTGTGGCTTATGTGATTATGTGATAACAATTTCTTCATTTCTGTTTACCAATATTTTCACAAAGGTTTATCAGATTGAAGATGACATAAAGGTCATTTGAAAATTATACTCTATAAGTTTTATACGTCCTAAATGCTTTTCTGTGTTTAACTTCATTTTAGGTCTAAACATTTGTAAGCTTAAAACCACGGGAAAATGACcttcctttttaatgacatcctatattaaaatgcatttacgtttgataactgtatattgatttggggtatgatctacatatcatatataaatatgctattgagaatcCATGCGTATATATAACGATAAAATATATGTGCACcaaacgatgtcaattcatatataaaaacttaagggtagctggtatatttatgaattatgagtgatgatgagttagtgcttatataagcatgggtcatattttaaatattgtatataagtataggtccttctttcttaaatatttgtataactataggtactgaatttcagtgaatgttatattaaaatgggtacgtttttttaggcaaaaatggcacacccctaccaaaaaaatattgaagttacacccacccccccccccccccgtgctTAAAACAAATGAATTTCACCAAATTTGAGGAGCTGTATGACCAAATAGGGCTTTAACAGATTTGCAACGTTTTTACGGTCAACTTTGGGTGACTCTGCTCGATTCTAGCTTTTCCCGAAATTCTAaattgtttatgaattgaaaattatacacagtatgttttaaatcatgtcagtaccgatgTAACCACTATTAGATGAAGATGCCCTTGGGAACTAATACACCACAAGCAGTGGTGTCGAAAACTGAATAATAGATATAATAACTTATCATATATGATATTAATAGATATAAAAGAATACTGACTTACCTTCAAATTTAGTTGGCTGGATATCTCCCCGAATATATTCAAGATCTCGACAAAGTCCAATTTTCCTACCTGAAATTTATACTTTTTCAATAAGTGTGTTTTTATACGTAGAAACatcattatttgattatttatattCACAAGCTTAAACTATTTAAATCACTTGTAATGAGAAACACGACGGAGACCGTATATGGAGACGAAGCTGCCTTTTCTTACGAAGTACCTTAGTTCACTCCCGGTGTTTGTTGGGGTTTGGGTTGCTCATTTTTTAGATCTCTGAATAGTGCTTTTTTTCGTATTTCGTTCTTCGTATAAGCCATGGTGTTTTTGTTCACATATTATCTTAATTGCCTCcttaaaaaaaggcaacagtagtataccgctgttcgaaagttataaatcgattggtagaaaacaaatcctggttacaaactcaaaccgagggaaacacatcaactataagaggaaaacaacgacacaacagaaacactaagtgcaataaaaaaaaacgacaaaatcCTCACTCGTTGTACTCATAATATTATTGGGGATTTTAGAATTAAATTGAAAATCGCCGAAAAGAAAAGGAATTTCTAAATAAGGCATGAGTTTTACTCTGGTTAGCATCACTTATGAAGATCTGTTTTGGGACAAGTGATTTAAACAAACAAGAAACAAAATCCCAAATGGCGGAATGAATAGAATAGACTTCAGTTAACTCATTCGTTTTCACCAATGAGCATCTGTTAGGCCGGACTTAGTAATGAATTCATTAGAATGACTTAATTGACACCATCGCTTACTGGACAACAAAGAGAAGAGACCGTGACGTCGTCGAAAGAAAATTCTTTGTGAATACTCATATTATCATTTCGATCATAAGACTAACATAAGATACACTCAACATGCACATCGCGTTTAACAAATTAACTATTAAAGTGATTAAAAGGACATTCACTAATGAGACATTTTGGATGAGTCTTATTATTTTCACAGTAGGAATAACATAATATACACTTAACAACTTGcgatgaaaagaaaaaagaaaaaaatgggtaCTTATATTTATTCACACCAACATCAATATTCCCTAACACGTCTATTTTGATGTGTTCATTGCATTCTTTTAACTGGCACATTCACAACACCATCTTTAGATTAAAAGAGAACAAATTATGTACAACTACATTATGCTGCAATGTCGAGtatcaaaaagtaaaaccacaaaaatacagaactccgaggaaaattcaaaacggaaagtccttaatcaaatagCAAATTCAAAAACTCAAGCACAtgataactgtcatattcttgcGTGGATATAGGCAAAACTATTAAAGATGATTTAACTGACCtgtaatgtaaaacaaatcataaaagaATCACCATACTTGTAATTAAGCACGCCAGACGCGTGGTACATATATTAGGGACTCGTTAGCTCTGATCGAAACAAGACAGTTTGAAGGGCAAAGCAAATATGGACCAAGCGGAAGAGCATTAAAATCGAAATAATTCGACAGGTTGACAAAATATGGCTAAGGCAATCTATGCCATTGGGCAGAAATAATTCAGTGTTTAAAATAATTCAACATCTTATGAATAACTAATTTACAGATAAACAGCTTGTTCAAGAGGTattagacccattggtggccttcggctgttatctcttctttgttcgggttgttgttcTTTTAACATATttcttatttccattctcaaattcaTAATAACATTTTCTACCGTATTGACAATGATTACCATGCCATAACTCAAATAGGTTTTCAGGTGTATAAACCTTCTATCTTAATTGcacaacttaataaaaaaatgaacgtaaATCTACAAACAGTTCGAAAATAGACTTTTAACATTAAAAGCCAGTAGTAGTTTACCGATGTAAACAtctcataataaaaataaaagaagatttggtaggatttcaaatttgacaactccccatcagagaccaaatgaagaaataaaaaatggtcttttacataaaacaaaaaatccccatacagcatagcaagctataaaagagcCAGAGATggcaaaagaaaaataattcaaaagtaaaaactAACGAACTTCATCAAATGATAACCACCACTGTACtgcaggcacataaagaatggctgtgttaaacatgtttgcagtGAGTATGTGTTGCTTTAGTCTTTATGTTATTttgtgtgtactgttatttgaTCGGTTAATTTTGTTCATAGagttgtatacatttttgttatctgTCGCTTCTAATGTTCTTCTGATGACCAGACGATACAGCGTCTTTTAGTACATGTAGATACCAGACCATTGTACAACACCAAAATTACTTGATAGGCATAAGAACAATGATTTTCCAATATtaatgtttaaagaaaaataatcaatat
It includes:
- the LOC139511832 gene encoding uncharacterized protein isoform X2, coding for MQTNIKMYIFLSSFVVTLCTVTDAWLTKYDFNGDYGDHKWNSQCIKANEECFYTSQCCSRNDVCVMDSKLSLYAGRKIGLCRDLEYIRGDIQPTKFEGEACEDSSDCIDGCCISIRRHRYGVLQVCARENGPFMCITSYRQFADGLSKK